Proteins encoded in a region of the Mycobacterium branderi genome:
- a CDS encoding LGFP repeat-containing protein: protein MRAITKRTAAISAAIAVVALMGAGCAEKKEKTGEATSSATSSVSSSAAAAPSTTAESAAPSSTQIAGANGTEYTVEGPILAKYESLSEKDRKDLGAPTGNEQKNPDGGVYQQFDGGVIVHKTASYVVWGKIRDKWNELGGSQGKLGYPTSDEVDTPDGGKKSTFEHGTITWKPGDEQATAVEQ from the coding sequence ATGCGCGCGATAACGAAACGAACGGCGGCAATTTCCGCGGCGATTGCAGTAGTCGCGTTGATGGGCGCTGGATGTGCCGAGAAGAAGGAAAAGACGGGCGAAGCTACTAGTTCGGCGACGTCATCGGTGTCGTCGTCGGCTGCCGCGGCTCCATCTACCACGGCCGAGAGCGCCGCCCCGAGTTCTACGCAGATCGCCGGCGCCAACGGCACCGAATACACGGTCGAGGGGCCGATTCTCGCGAAGTACGAGTCCCTTTCCGAGAAGGACCGCAAAGATCTGGGAGCGCCGACGGGCAACGAGCAGAAGAATCCCGACGGCGGTGTTTACCAGCAGTTCGACGGCGGTGTGATCGTTCACAAGACGGCGTCCTATGTGGTGTGGGGCAAGATCCGCGACAAGTGGAACGAGCTGGGCGGTTCGCAGGGCAAGCTGGGCTACCCGACCAGCGACGAGGTAGACACCCCCGACGGCGGCAAGAAGTCGACGTTCGAGCACGGCACGATCACGTGGAAGCCGGGCGACGAGCAGGCCACGGCAGTCGAGCAGTAG
- a CDS encoding sigma 54-interacting transcriptional regulator, with the protein MVTAPSHLPRTVGELRAAGHRERGVKQEIRENLLTALAEGDDIWPGILGFDDTVIPQLERALIAGHDVVLLGERGQGKTRLLRALVGLLDEWTPVIGGAELPEHPFSPITPESIRRAATLGDDLPVEWKHRSERYTEKLATPDTSVADLVGDIDPIKVAEGRSLGDPETIAYGLIPRAHRGIVAVNELPDLAERIQVSMLNVMEERDIQVRGYTLRLPLDVLVVASANPEDYTNRGRIITPLKDRFGAEIRTHYPLELDAEVGVILQEAHLSAQVPDHLTQIIARFARYLRESSSVDQRSGVSARFAIAAAETVAASARHRGALLGETDPVARVVDLGTVIDVLRGKLEFESGEEGREQAVLEHLLRRATADTASKVLGGLDVGSLVAAVEGGSAVTTGERVSAKDVLAALPDLPVVDAVARRLGAESEGERAAALELALEALYLAKRIDKVSGEGETVYG; encoded by the coding sequence GTGGTGACCGCACCGAGCCATCTGCCCCGCACCGTCGGCGAACTGCGCGCCGCCGGGCATCGCGAGCGGGGAGTCAAGCAAGAAATCCGGGAAAACCTGCTCACGGCGTTAGCCGAGGGCGACGACATCTGGCCGGGAATCCTGGGCTTCGACGACACGGTGATCCCGCAGCTGGAACGGGCGCTGATCGCAGGCCACGACGTCGTTCTGCTCGGCGAACGCGGCCAGGGTAAGACCCGGCTGCTGCGGGCGCTGGTCGGCCTGCTCGACGAGTGGACGCCGGTGATCGGCGGTGCCGAGCTGCCCGAGCACCCGTTCTCGCCGATCACCCCGGAGTCGATCCGGCGGGCCGCCACATTGGGTGACGACCTGCCGGTGGAGTGGAAACACCGAAGCGAGCGCTACACCGAGAAGCTGGCCACCCCCGACACCAGCGTGGCCGACCTGGTCGGCGACATCGACCCGATCAAGGTCGCGGAGGGCCGCAGCCTGGGCGACCCCGAGACCATCGCCTACGGCCTGATCCCGCGGGCGCATCGCGGCATCGTGGCGGTCAACGAGTTGCCGGACCTGGCCGAGCGCATCCAGGTGTCGATGCTCAACGTGATGGAGGAGCGCGACATCCAGGTCCGCGGCTACACGCTGCGGCTGCCGCTGGACGTGCTGGTGGTTGCCAGCGCCAACCCGGAGGACTACACCAACCGCGGCCGGATCATCACGCCGCTCAAGGACCGGTTCGGCGCCGAGATCCGCACGCACTACCCGCTGGAACTCGACGCCGAGGTGGGGGTGATCCTGCAGGAGGCACACCTGAGCGCCCAGGTACCCGACCATTTGACGCAGATCATCGCCCGGTTCGCGCGCTACCTGCGCGAGTCCAGTTCGGTCGATCAGCGTTCCGGGGTGTCGGCCCGCTTTGCGATCGCGGCGGCCGAAACAGTGGCGGCCTCCGCCCGGCATCGCGGCGCGCTGCTCGGGGAGACGGACCCGGTGGCCCGGGTGGTCGATCTGGGCACCGTGATCGACGTGCTGCGCGGCAAGCTGGAATTCGAGTCCGGCGAGGAGGGCCGCGAGCAGGCGGTGCTCGAACACCTGCTGCGGCGTGCGACCGCCGACACCGCGTCCAAAGTGCTTGGGGGCCTTGACGTCGGCTCGCTGGTGGCCGCGGTCGAGGGTGGTTCCGCGGTGACGACGGGAGAGCGGGTGTCGGCCAAGGACGTGCTGGCCGCGCTGCCGGACCTGCCGGTCGTCGACGCCGTCGCGCGGCGGCTGGGCGCCGAATCGGAGGGGGAGCGCGCCGCTGCGCTCGAATTGGCTTTGGAGGCACTGTATTTGGCCAAGCGCATCGACAAGGTGTCCGGCGAAGGCGAAACCGTCTATGGCTAA
- a CDS encoding vWA domain-containing protein has protein sequence MAKGHSTRYSRYTGGPDPLAPPVDLREALEQIGQDVMAGTSPRRALSELLRRGTRNMPGADRLAAEANRRRRELLRRNNLDGTLQEIKKLLDEAVLAERKELARALDDDARFGELQLDALSPSPAKAIQELSDYNWRSNEAREKYEQIKDLLGREMLDQRFAGMKQALEGATDEDRRRVGEMLDDLNDLLDKHARGEDTQQDFQNFMDKHGEFFPENPRNVEELIDSLAQRAAAAQRFLNSLSPDQRAELEALAQQAFGSPALQQALSRLDANLQMLRPGEDWTGSSEFSGDNPLGMGEGAQALADIAELEQLAEQLSQSYPGATMDDVDLDALARQLGDQAAIDARTLAELERALLNQGFLDRSSDGQWRLSPKAMRRLGETALRDVAQQLSGRRGERDHRRAGAAGELTGATRPWQFGDTEPWNVTRTLTNAVLRQAGTGTVEGPIHITVDDVEVSETETRTQAAVALLVDTSFSMVMENRWLPMKRTALALNHLVSTRFRSDALQIIAFGRYARTMTPAELMGLEGVYEQGTNLHHALALAGRHLRRHPNAQPVVLVVTDGEPTAHLEDFDGDGTAVFFDYPPHPRTIAHTVRGFDEMARLGAQVTIFRLGSDPGLARFIDQVARRVEGRVVVPDLDGLGAAVVGDYLRSRRRR, from the coding sequence ATGGCTAAGGGCCACTCGACGCGGTACTCGCGCTACACCGGCGGGCCCGACCCCTTGGCGCCGCCGGTGGATCTGCGCGAGGCGCTCGAGCAGATCGGCCAGGACGTCATGGCGGGCACCTCGCCGCGCCGGGCGTTGTCCGAGCTGCTGCGGCGGGGCACTCGCAACATGCCGGGCGCGGACCGGCTGGCCGCCGAGGCCAACCGGAGACGGCGGGAGTTGTTGCGGCGCAACAACTTAGACGGCACTTTGCAGGAGATCAAGAAGCTACTCGACGAGGCGGTGCTCGCCGAGCGCAAAGAACTGGCCCGCGCCCTGGACGACGACGCACGCTTCGGCGAGCTGCAGCTGGACGCGCTGTCGCCGTCGCCCGCCAAGGCCATCCAGGAGCTCTCCGACTACAACTGGCGCAGCAACGAAGCCCGCGAAAAGTACGAGCAGATCAAGGATCTGCTCGGCCGCGAGATGCTCGACCAGCGCTTCGCCGGCATGAAGCAGGCGTTGGAGGGCGCCACCGACGAGGACCGCCGGCGCGTCGGCGAGATGCTGGACGACCTCAACGACCTGCTGGACAAGCATGCCCGCGGCGAGGACACGCAGCAAGATTTCCAGAACTTCATGGACAAGCACGGCGAGTTCTTCCCGGAGAACCCGCGCAACGTCGAAGAGCTGATCGACTCGCTGGCTCAGCGCGCGGCGGCCGCGCAGCGTTTCCTCAACAGCCTGAGCCCCGACCAGCGTGCCGAGCTGGAGGCGTTGGCGCAGCAGGCATTCGGGTCCCCCGCGTTGCAGCAGGCGCTCTCCCGGCTGGACGCCAACCTGCAAATGCTGCGGCCGGGCGAGGACTGGACCGGGTCGTCGGAGTTCTCCGGAGACAACCCGTTGGGCATGGGGGAGGGTGCGCAGGCGCTGGCCGACATCGCCGAACTCGAGCAGTTGGCCGAGCAGCTCTCCCAGAGCTACCCGGGCGCAACCATGGACGACGTCGACCTCGACGCGCTGGCCCGCCAGCTCGGCGACCAGGCGGCGATCGATGCCCGAACGCTGGCGGAACTCGAACGCGCCCTGCTCAACCAGGGCTTTCTGGATCGCAGCTCCGACGGCCAATGGCGGCTGTCGCCCAAGGCAATGCGACGGCTCGGCGAGACCGCGTTACGCGATGTGGCGCAACAGCTTTCCGGGCGCCGCGGTGAGCGCGACCACCGCCGCGCCGGAGCGGCCGGCGAGCTGACCGGCGCGACGCGCCCCTGGCAGTTCGGGGACACCGAGCCGTGGAACGTCACTCGCACGCTCACCAATGCGGTGTTGCGGCAGGCCGGCACCGGTACCGTCGAAGGCCCCATTCATATCACCGTCGACGATGTCGAGGTCTCCGAAACCGAGACCCGCACGCAGGCCGCGGTCGCCCTACTGGTGGATACCTCGTTTTCGATGGTGATGGAGAACCGCTGGCTGCCGATGAAGCGAACGGCGCTGGCGCTCAACCATCTGGTGAGCACCCGGTTCCGCTCGGATGCGTTGCAGATCATCGCTTTTGGCCGTTACGCGCGGACGATGACCCCCGCCGAGCTGATGGGGCTGGAAGGCGTTTACGAGCAAGGCACCAACCTGCATCATGCGCTGGCGTTGGCCGGCCGGCATTTGCGGCGGCATCCCAACGCCCAGCCGGTTGTGCTCGTGGTCACCGATGGCGAGCCGACGGCGCATCTGGAAGATTTCGACGGCGACGGCACCGCAGTATTTTTCGACTATCCGCCCCATCCGCGGACCATCGCCCACACTGTGCGCGGGTTCGACGAGATGGCGCGACTGGGCGCGCAGGTCACCATCTTTCGCCTGGGCAGTGATCCCGGCCTGGCACGGTTCATCGACCAGGTCGCGCGACGAGTCGAGGGTCGGGTGGTCGTCCCCGATCTCGACGGGTTGGGTGCGGCGGTGGTCGGCGACTATCTGCGCTCGCGACGGCGCCGTTAG
- a CDS encoding DUF1707 SHOCT-like domain-containing protein — translation MSNSAQRGAQDTPDAESRAADTDRIQVAQLLTDAAAQGRLPMNEYEERLTKAYAAQTYDELDRLRSDLPDYPVAPRRGACKPAPSTLLLAIMSAFERRGRWNVPKKLTTFALWGGGVIDLRYADFTSPEVEIHACSIMGGQTILLPPEVNVEIEGHGVMGGFDHNVKGQGTPGAPKVKIKGFSLWGGVGIKRKNRKPQR, via the coding sequence ATGAGCAATTCAGCGCAGCGTGGCGCGCAGGACACGCCGGACGCGGAGTCGCGCGCCGCCGACACCGACCGCATACAAGTAGCGCAATTGCTCACCGACGCCGCTGCACAAGGCCGGCTGCCGATGAACGAGTACGAGGAGCGGCTGACCAAGGCGTACGCCGCGCAAACCTACGACGAACTGGATCGGCTGCGCTCCGACCTGCCGGACTATCCGGTGGCTCCTCGCCGGGGCGCCTGCAAACCCGCACCGTCCACTTTGCTGCTGGCCATCATGAGCGCTTTCGAACGCCGCGGCCGGTGGAACGTGCCCAAGAAGCTGACGACGTTCGCGCTGTGGGGCGGCGGGGTCATCGATCTCCGCTACGCCGACTTCACCTCGCCGGAAGTGGAGATCCACGCGTGTTCGATCATGGGCGGTCAGACGATCCTGCTGCCGCCCGAAGTCAACGTCGAAATCGAGGGCCACGGCGTCATGGGTGGCTTCGACCACAACGTCAAGGGTCAAGGGACGCCCGGCGCACCGAAGGTCAAGATCAAAGGCTTTTCGCTGTGGGGCGGCGTCGGCATCAAGCGGAAGAACCGCAAGCCGCAGCGATAG
- a CDS encoding enoyl-CoA hydratase family protein, which yields MDRLVQYAVDGHVARLTLDSPHNRNALSTTLVEQLHQGLRDAAADPAVRVVVLGHTGGTFCAGADLSEASGGDPRGDRERGEAGRSGSPPSAFEMAADRARELTALLRAIVECPMPVIGAVDGHVRAGGFGLVGACDIAVAGPRSTFALTEARIGVAPAIISLTLLPKMSARAAARYYLTGEKFDASEAAAIGLITMAADDVEAAVASLVAELRHGSPQGLAASKALTTAEVLAGFDRDAERLSVESARLFVSEEAREGMLAFLQKRPPTWVQPGNGGEAV from the coding sequence ATGGACAGACTCGTTCAGTATGCCGTCGACGGACACGTCGCGCGGCTGACGCTGGATTCGCCCCACAACCGCAACGCGCTGTCGACAACACTGGTCGAGCAGCTGCATCAAGGGCTGCGCGATGCGGCCGCCGATCCCGCGGTGCGGGTGGTGGTGCTCGGCCACACCGGCGGCACGTTTTGCGCGGGCGCCGACCTGTCGGAAGCTTCCGGCGGCGATCCGCGTGGCGATCGCGAGCGCGGCGAAGCCGGGCGAAGCGGGTCGCCACCATCGGCATTCGAGATGGCCGCCGACCGGGCCCGCGAACTCACCGCGCTGCTGCGCGCGATCGTCGAGTGCCCGATGCCGGTGATCGGCGCCGTCGACGGCCATGTCCGCGCGGGCGGTTTCGGCTTGGTCGGCGCGTGCGACATCGCGGTGGCCGGCCCGCGCAGCACGTTCGCGCTGACCGAGGCCCGGATCGGGGTGGCGCCGGCGATCATCTCACTGACGTTGCTGCCCAAGATGTCCGCGCGGGCCGCGGCGCGTTATTACTTGACCGGCGAGAAATTTGACGCCAGCGAAGCCGCCGCGATCGGATTGATCACGATGGCAGCCGATGACGTCGAGGCCGCGGTGGCATCGCTGGTGGCCGAGCTGCGGCACGGTTCCCCGCAGGGGCTGGCCGCGTCGAAGGCGCTGACCACCGCCGAGGTGCTGGCCGGGTTCGACCGCGACGCCGAACGGCTCAGCGTGGAGTCCGCCCGGTTGTTCGTCTCCGAGGAGGCCCGCGAGGGCATGCTCGCCTTCCTGCAGAAACGCCCGCCCACGTGGGTTCAGCCCGGTAACGGCGGAGAGGCAGTTTAG
- a CDS encoding acyl-CoA dehydrogenase family protein: MTDTSFIENEERRALRQAVAAMAANYGQDYYLEKARAHQHTDELWNEAGKLGFLGVNLPEEYGGGGAGMYELSLVMEEMAAHGCALLMMVVSPAINGTIISKFGTDEQKQRWLPGIADGSITMAFAITEPDAGSNSHKITTTARRDGSDWILSGQKVFISGVDQAQLVLVVGRTEETKTGKLRPALFVVPTDAPGFSYTPIEMELVSPERQFQVFIDDVRLPADALVGSEDAAIAQLFAGLNPERIMGAASAVGMGRFAINKAADYVKTRKVWGTPIGAHQGLSHPLAANHIEIELAKLMMQKAATLYDSGDDMGAAEAANMAKYAAGEASARAVDQAVQSLGGNGLTKEYGIAAALTASRLSRIAPVSREMVLNFVAQTSLGLPRSY, from the coding sequence ATGACCGACACCAGCTTCATCGAGAACGAGGAACGACGGGCGCTGCGCCAGGCGGTGGCCGCGATGGCGGCCAACTACGGCCAGGACTACTACCTGGAGAAGGCCCGGGCGCACCAGCACACCGACGAATTGTGGAACGAGGCAGGCAAACTCGGCTTCCTCGGGGTGAACCTTCCAGAAGAGTACGGCGGCGGCGGCGCCGGCATGTACGAGCTGTCGCTGGTGATGGAAGAGATGGCCGCGCACGGCTGTGCACTGCTGATGATGGTGGTCTCGCCGGCGATCAACGGCACCATCATCTCCAAGTTCGGCACCGACGAGCAGAAGCAGCGCTGGCTGCCCGGCATCGCCGACGGATCCATCACCATGGCCTTCGCGATCACCGAGCCCGACGCCGGCTCCAATTCACACAAGATCACCACGACCGCCCGCCGCGACGGCAGCGACTGGATCCTTTCGGGCCAAAAGGTTTTCATCTCCGGCGTCGACCAGGCACAGCTGGTGCTGGTGGTCGGCCGCACAGAGGAGACCAAGACCGGCAAGCTGCGGCCCGCGCTGTTCGTGGTGCCTACCGACGCGCCCGGGTTTTCCTACACGCCGATCGAGATGGAGTTGGTCAGCCCGGAGCGTCAGTTCCAGGTGTTCATCGACGACGTGCGGCTGCCGGCTGACGCGCTGGTGGGCTCCGAAGACGCCGCGATCGCGCAGCTGTTCGCGGGGCTGAACCCGGAGCGCATCATGGGGGCGGCCAGCGCGGTCGGCATGGGCCGGTTCGCGATCAACAAGGCCGCCGACTACGTCAAGACCCGCAAGGTGTGGGGCACGCCGATCGGTGCGCACCAGGGTCTGTCACATCCGTTGGCGGCCAACCACATTGAGATCGAATTGGCCAAGCTGATGATGCAGAAGGCCGCGACGCTCTACGACAGCGGCGACGACATGGGCGCGGCCGAGGCCGCCAACATGGCCAAATACGCGGCGGGCGAGGCGTCGGCGCGGGCCGTTGACCAGGCCGTGCAGTCGTTGGGCGGCAACGGGTTGACCAAGGAGTACGGCATCGCGGCGGCGTTGACGGCGTCGCGGTTGTCGCGGATCGCGCCGGTGAGCCGGGAGATGGTGCTCAACTTCGTCGCGCAGACGTCGCTGGGCCTGCCCCGGTCCTACTGA
- a CDS encoding ATP-binding protein, with protein MITRVLVANRGEIARRVFATCRRLGLSTVAVYTDPDAAAPHVAEADARVRLPNTTDYLNIDALIAAARASGADAVHPGYGFLSENADFAAAVADAGLTWVGPPVAAVRAMGSKIEAKKMMAAAGVPVLEELDPQSVTQGQLPVLVKASAGGGGRGMRVVTELSALAGEVEAARREAASAFGDPTVFCERYLPTGHHVEVQVLADTHGTVWAVGERECSIQRRHQKIIEEAPSPLVERTPGMRAKLFDAARLAAAAIGYAGAGTVEFLADDDGEFYFLEMNTRLQVEHPVTEETTGLDLVELQLAVADDARLGTEPPAAQGYSVEARLYAEDPAKGWQPQAGAVHRFDVPRVRAEFDSLGARTGIRLDSGIVDGSVVSIHYDPMLAKVISYAPTRHAAATVLADALGRARIHGVRTNRDLLVNVLRHPAFLDGATDTAFFDTHGLAELSAPLADATAIRHSAVAAALADAAHNRATAPVFSSIPSGWRNLASGHQVKTYLDDGGAEHRVEYRFTRSGLDLADDVQLIAASPDEVVLADADGVASSFAVARYGDDVYVDSPHGPVHLVALPRFPEPGSAVEQGSLVAPMPGNVIRIGADVGDSVTAGQPLVWLEAMKMEHTLTAPTDGVLAQLNVSTGQQVEVGAILARVDASEGEHA; from the coding sequence ATGATTACTCGAGTACTGGTCGCCAACCGCGGCGAGATCGCCCGGCGGGTGTTCGCCACCTGCCGGCGGCTGGGGCTGTCCACCGTCGCGGTCTACACCGACCCCGACGCCGCCGCCCCGCACGTCGCCGAGGCCGACGCCCGAGTGCGGCTGCCCAACACCACCGACTACCTCAACATCGACGCGCTGATCGCCGCGGCACGCGCCTCCGGCGCCGACGCCGTGCATCCCGGCTACGGATTCCTCTCGGAGAACGCCGATTTCGCGGCCGCTGTCGCCGATGCTGGCCTGACCTGGGTCGGGCCGCCGGTGGCGGCGGTGCGGGCGATGGGCTCCAAGATCGAGGCCAAGAAGATGATGGCCGCCGCCGGTGTTCCGGTGCTCGAGGAACTCGACCCCCAGAGCGTGACGCAGGGGCAGTTGCCGGTGCTGGTCAAGGCGTCGGCCGGCGGTGGTGGCCGCGGCATGCGGGTGGTCACCGAATTGTCAGCTCTGGCAGGTGAAGTCGAGGCCGCCCGGCGGGAGGCGGCTTCGGCGTTCGGCGACCCGACGGTGTTCTGCGAGCGCTACCTGCCCACCGGACACCACGTCGAGGTGCAGGTGCTCGCCGACACCCACGGCACAGTCTGGGCGGTCGGAGAACGCGAATGCTCGATTCAGCGCCGGCACCAGAAGATCATCGAGGAAGCGCCGTCGCCACTGGTGGAGCGCACACCCGGGATGCGCGCCAAGCTGTTCGACGCGGCACGGCTGGCCGCCGCCGCGATCGGCTACGCCGGGGCCGGCACCGTGGAATTCCTCGCCGACGACGACGGCGAGTTCTACTTCCTGGAGATGAACACCCGCCTGCAAGTCGAGCACCCGGTCACCGAGGAGACGACGGGCCTCGACCTGGTCGAACTCCAGCTCGCGGTGGCCGACGACGCCCGCCTCGGCACGGAACCGCCTGCGGCACAAGGTTATTCGGTCGAGGCCCGACTCTACGCCGAGGATCCGGCGAAGGGCTGGCAGCCACAGGCCGGCGCCGTGCACCGTTTCGACGTGCCGAGGGTGCGCGCCGAGTTCGACTCGCTCGGCGCGCGCACCGGAATCCGGCTGGACTCCGGGATTGTCGACGGGTCGGTGGTATCCATCCATTACGACCCGATGCTGGCCAAGGTCATTTCGTATGCGCCGACCCGTCACGCCGCCGCGACCGTGCTCGCCGACGCGCTGGGCCGTGCCCGCATCCACGGCGTGCGCACCAACCGCGACCTGCTGGTGAACGTGCTGCGGCATCCGGCATTCCTCGACGGCGCCACCGACACCGCATTTTTCGACACCCACGGATTGGCCGAGCTTTCCGCGCCGCTGGCCGACGCGACGGCGATCCGGCACTCCGCTGTGGCAGCCGCTCTCGCTGACGCCGCGCACAACCGTGCGACGGCACCGGTCTTCAGCTCCATCCCCAGCGGCTGGCGCAACCTGGCATCGGGGCATCAGGTCAAGACCTACCTCGACGACGGCGGCGCCGAGCACCGCGTCGAATACCGGTTCACCAGAAGCGGTTTGGACCTCGCCGACGACGTGCAGCTCATCGCTGCATCGCCCGACGAGGTCGTGCTGGCCGACGCCGACGGGGTCGCGTCCAGCTTCGCCGTCGCCCGCTACGGCGACGATGTCTACGTCGACTCCCCGCACGGGCCGGTACACCTGGTAGCCCTGCCGCGCTTCCCCGAGCCAGGTTCCGCCGTCGAGCAGGGCTCCCTGGTGGCGCCTATGCCCGGCAACGTCATTCGCATCGGCGCCGACGTCGGCGACAGCGTCACCGCCGGCCAGCCGCTGGTGTGGCTGGAAGCCATGAAAATGGAACACACCCTCACCGCCCCCACCGACGGTGTGCTAGCGCAACTCAACGTCAGCACCGGACAACAGGTCGAGGTCGGCGCCATCCTGGCCCGCGTCGACGCATCAGAAGGAGAGCACGCATGA
- a CDS encoding acyl-CoA carboxylase subunit beta, whose product MLQSVLDPHAPAYSEAAASLSTKLDEINAELAKALAGGGPKYVERHHARGKLTARERIELLIDPDSPFLELSPLAAYGTAFTVGASLVVGIGAVSGVECMIVANDPTVKGGTSNPWTLRKILRANQIAFENRLPVISLVESGGADLPTQKEIFIPGGRMFRDLTRLSAAGIPTIALVFGNSTAGGAYIPGMSDHVVMIKERSKVFLAGPPLVKMATGEESDDESLGGAEMHARISGLADYFAVDELDAIRIGRRIVARLNWKKLGPAPGPVSEPLFDAEELIGIVPSDLRIPFDPREVIARIVDGSEFDEFKPLYGSSLVTGWARLHGYPLGILANARGVLFSEESQKATQFIQLANRSDTPLLFLHNTTGYMVGKDYEEGGMIKHGSMMINAVSNSTVPHISLLIGASYGAGHYGMCGRAYDPRFLFAWPSAKSAVMGGAQLAGVLSIVSRAAAQARGQQVDEEADAAMRAAVEGQIEAESLPLVLSGMLYDDGVIDPRDTRIVLGMCLSAIANAPIEGTSNFGVFRM is encoded by the coding sequence ATCCTTCAGTCGGTGCTGGACCCTCATGCGCCCGCCTACAGCGAAGCGGCCGCGTCGCTGTCCACCAAACTCGACGAGATCAACGCCGAGCTGGCCAAGGCACTGGCCGGCGGCGGCCCGAAATACGTCGAGCGCCACCACGCCCGCGGCAAGCTCACCGCGCGCGAACGCATCGAGTTGCTGATCGACCCGGATTCCCCGTTCCTGGAGTTGAGCCCGCTGGCCGCGTACGGCACCGCGTTCACGGTGGGCGCCAGCCTGGTCGTCGGCATCGGCGCGGTGTCGGGTGTGGAGTGCATGATCGTCGCCAACGACCCGACGGTCAAAGGCGGCACCAGCAACCCGTGGACCCTGCGAAAGATCTTGCGGGCCAACCAGATCGCATTCGAAAACCGGCTGCCGGTGATCTCCCTGGTGGAGTCCGGTGGCGCGGATCTGCCCACCCAGAAGGAGATCTTCATTCCCGGCGGGCGGATGTTCCGCGACCTGACCCGGCTCTCGGCGGCCGGAATTCCCACGATTGCGTTGGTGTTCGGCAACTCCACCGCGGGCGGGGCCTACATCCCCGGCATGTCCGATCACGTCGTGATGATCAAAGAGCGCTCGAAGGTGTTCCTCGCAGGCCCGCCCCTGGTCAAGATGGCCACCGGTGAAGAGTCCGACGACGAATCACTGGGTGGCGCCGAAATGCACGCCCGCATCTCGGGTTTGGCCGATTACTTTGCGGTCGACGAGCTCGACGCGATCCGGATCGGGCGTCGCATCGTGGCCCGGCTGAACTGGAAGAAGCTGGGACCCGCACCGGGGCCGGTCAGCGAGCCGCTGTTCGACGCCGAAGAGCTGATCGGCATCGTGCCGTCGGATCTGCGCATCCCGTTCGATCCTCGCGAGGTGATCGCCCGCATCGTCGACGGCTCCGAATTCGACGAATTCAAACCGCTGTACGGCTCGTCGCTGGTGACCGGATGGGCCCGGCTCCACGGCTACCCGCTGGGCATCCTGGCCAACGCCCGCGGCGTGTTGTTCAGTGAGGAATCCCAGAAGGCCACCCAGTTCATCCAGCTGGCCAACCGCTCCGACACGCCATTGTTGTTCTTGCACAACACCACCGGCTACATGGTGGGCAAGGACTACGAAGAGGGCGGGATGATCAAGCACGGCTCGATGATGATCAACGCCGTGTCGAACTCGACGGTGCCGCACATTTCGCTCCTGATCGGCGCGTCCTACGGCGCCGGCCATTACGGGATGTGCGGGCGCGCCTACGACCCGAGGTTCCTGTTCGCCTGGCCGTCGGCAAAGTCCGCGGTGATGGGCGGCGCCCAGTTGGCCGGTGTGCTGTCGATCGTCAGCCGGGCCGCCGCGCAAGCCCGCGGACAGCAAGTCGACGAAGAGGCCGACGCCGCGATGCGTGCGGCCGTCGAGGGCCAGATCGAAGCCGAGTCGCTGCCGCTGGTGCTGTCCGGGATGCTCTACGACGACGGCGTCATCGACCCGCGCGACACCCGCATCGTGCTGGGAATGTGCTTGTCCGCCATCGCGAATGCACCGATCGAGGGGACGTCGAACTTCGGCGTCTTTCGGATGTGA